From the genome of candidate division KSB1 bacterium:
GCTGGGCGGACTTGATCTTTCATCCCTATCTGCGGCTGCTCTGCCGCCGCCATTTCCACCGGCTGGAGATTCTCGGCACGCTGCCGCACATCGACCCGCAGTTGCCCGTGCTCCTGCTGCCCAATCACAGCACCTGGTGGGACGGCTTCTTCGTTTATCTCCTGAATCGCACGCTCTTTCACCGCCGGCCATATTTGATGATGCTGCAGGAGCAGCTCGCGCGCTATGCCTTCTTCGCGCGCCTCGGCGCTTTTTCGATTGACCCGCACTCGCCACGGGAAGTCCGCCAGGCCTTGCGTTATGCCGCGCACTGCCTGCAGGCACAGCCGCCGGTTTTACTGGCCCTCTTTCCGCAGGGCGAGTTGCGGCCGTGGCATGTGCGGCCGCTCGGATACCGTCGCGGTCTGGAGGTGCTGCTGAAAATGGCGCAATGCCGGGTCAATCTGCTCAACCTGGCCATCCAGGCCAGCTTTCACCGCGAGCGCCGCGCGGAAGTGTTTTTCCTCTTTGATGAAAATCGTCGCATTGACCATCGCGATTTTCCCGATCACCGCAGTCTGGAGCGCGCCGAGGAGCGTCTGCTTGCCGA
Proteins encoded in this window:
- a CDS encoding lysophospholipid acyltransferase family protein is translated as MIPAKHARWADLIFHPYLRLLCRRHFHRLEILGTLPHIDPQLPVLLLPNHSTWWDGFFVYLLNRTLFHRRPYLMMLQEQLARYAFFARLGAFSIDPHSPREVRQALRYAAHCLQAQPPVLLALFPQGELRPWHVRPLGYRRGLEVLLKMAQCRVNLLNLAIQASFHRERRAEVFFLFDENRRIDHRDFPDHRSLERAEERLLAELRERCDRGESGLPVLV